A portion of the Legionella antarctica genome contains these proteins:
- a CDS encoding HU family DNA-binding protein: MNKKELITEISDTSGLSKADSETALNAVIGCLTDLLAKGDSIVLPGFASLSVKERAARTGRNPATGQPIDIAASKVVSFKTGKKLKEAINGQ; the protein is encoded by the coding sequence ATGAATAAAAAAGAACTTATTACTGAGATCAGCGACACATCTGGACTAAGTAAAGCAGACTCAGAAACCGCATTAAACGCAGTGATTGGCTGCCTAACTGATTTGCTTGCCAAGGGCGACTCCATTGTATTGCCAGGGTTTGCCAGTTTATCCGTGAAAGAAAGAGCTGCTCGCACGGGCCGTAATCCCGCTACAGGACAACCAATCGACATCGCTGCCAGCAAAGTAGTGAGCTTTAAGACTGGGAAAAAATTAAAAGAGGCCATTAACGGCCAATAA
- the ssb gene encoding single-stranded DNA-binding protein, which produces MARGINKVILVGNVGNAPEVRQTTEGNAIATLSLATSETWKDKQTGEKQEKTEWHRVVFFRQLAEIVGKYVRKGSKLYIEGSLRTRKWQDQQGIDRYTTEIVANDMQMLDSRHDEERPNNNEPTPAAQNPTSTNSQYPVMQDIDDNIPF; this is translated from the coding sequence ATGGCTCGTGGTATCAACAAGGTTATTCTGGTGGGTAATGTGGGCAATGCACCAGAGGTCCGTCAAACAACAGAAGGCAATGCGATTGCAACACTATCTTTAGCAACCAGTGAAACTTGGAAAGACAAACAAACTGGGGAAAAACAAGAAAAAACGGAATGGCATCGCGTTGTGTTTTTTAGGCAACTTGCAGAGATTGTTGGGAAATACGTTAGAAAAGGTTCAAAGCTCTATATCGAAGGCAGCCTTCGCACACGGAAATGGCAAGACCAGCAAGGCATAGACCGCTATACCACCGAAATTGTCGCCAATGATATGCAGATGCTTGATAGCCGGCACGATGAGGAAAGACCTAATAACAATGAGCCTACCCCTGCCGCCCAGAATCCTACGTCCACCAACAGCCAATATCCTGTAATGCAGGATATTGATGATAACATTCCGTTTTAA